One segment of Triticum aestivum cultivar Chinese Spring chromosome 2A, IWGSC CS RefSeq v2.1, whole genome shotgun sequence DNA contains the following:
- the LOC123190920 gene encoding transcription factor bHLH112 produces the protein MGDHQLMHAAPAMYSGGGAGAVSHGMWWNSNATAGVPAAACSTELAGFNSWPAGLAAGGYDVAGVDGGKQAKSCTTTASSESPGNNSSITFQETASINDPAAAGFADWNNPYMSSGAGNMHGFLQVGHHDMSSRTDPQSMMNAVAAPNNLDLALQGHHHHQQQQQQDDHQRQQQLLSSLGAPELLLSPNSPYGFQSSLLRSLIEPTGKPAPAAGLLQQYQYQQMGGQTGASEPLQFTNDAAFWNQSAGFGMGMAAPPATDNTSVRLAKQPAPAPRGANLALKTVLEGVGDSSSIVTKKASGEPAFKKPRMETPSPLPTFKVRKEKLGDRITALQQLVSPFGKTDTASVLHETIEYIKFLHDQVGVLSAPYLKSGHHQHQVPQYLKSSSNGSPDKSCKDGGEVSLKGRGLCLVPISSTFAVASDVPVDFWNPFGPQFR, from the exons ATGGGAGATCATCAGCTGATGCATGCTGCTCCGGCCATGTACAGCGGCGGCGGTGCCGGAGCCGTGTCTCATGGCATGTGGTGGAACAGCAACGCGACGGCGGGGGTGCCTGCCGCGGCGTGCTCCACGGAGCTCGCCGGGTTCAACAGCTGGCCGGCCGGTCTGGCGGCTGGTGGCTACGACGTGGCGGGGGTAGACGGCGGGAAGCAGGCCAAGAGCTGCACCACCACGGCCTCCTCCGAGTCGCCCGGGAACAACAGCTCCATAACCTTCCAAGAAACGGCCAGCATCAACGACCCGGCAGCCGCCGGCTTCGCCGACTGGAATAACCCTTACAT GAGCAGCGGCGCTGGTAATATGCATGGGTTTCTCCAAGTTGGCCACCATGACATGAGCTCGAGAACGGACCCGCAGAGCATGATGAACGCCGTCGCCGCGCCGAACAACCTAGACCTAGCTCTACAAGGCCACCACcaccatcagcagcagcagcagcaggacgaTCACCAGCGCCAGCAGCAGCTGCTGTCCAGCCTGGGGGCGCCGGAGCTGCTCCTGTCGCCCAACTCGCCGTACGGGTTCCAGTCGTCGCTGCTGAGGAGCCTCATCGAGCCCACCGGTAAGCCAGCACCGGCAGCGGGGCTCCTGCAGCAGTATCAGTACCAGCAGATGGGCGGCCAGACAGGGGCCAGTGAGCCGCTCCAGTTCACCAACGACGCCGCGTTCTGGAACCAGTCTGCCGGGTTCGGCATGGGCATGGCAGCGCCGCCGGCGACTGACAACACTAGCGTGCGTTTGGCGAAAcaaccggcgccggcgccgcgtgGGGCAAACCTTGCACTTAAG ACTGTGCTAGAAGGTGTGGGAGATTCTAGCTCAATCGTCACCAAGAAGGCAAGCGGCGAGCCGGCGTTCAAGAAACCGAGAATGGAGACGCCGTCGCCATTGCCGACCTTCAAG GTTAGGAAGGAGAAGCTAGGGGACAGGATCACAGCGCTCCAACAGCTCGTCTCTCCTTTCGGAAAG ACGGATACGGCGTCGGTGCTGCACGAGACCATCGAGTACATCAAGTTCCTCCACGACCAAGTTGGT GTGCTCAGCGCCCCATACCTCAAGAGCGGCCATCATCAGCATCAAGTGCCACAGTACCTCAAG AGCTCGAGCAATGGTAGCCCCGACAAGTCGTGCAAGGACGGCGGCGAGGTGTCGCTCAAGGGCCGGGGGCTGTGCCTGGTGCCGATATCGAGCACCTTCGCCGTGGCCAGCGACGTGCCCGTCGACTTCTGGAACCCCTTCGGCCCCCAATTTaggtag